One stretch of Pseudoxanthomonas sp. Root65 DNA includes these proteins:
- a CDS encoding transposase, with translation MSAFSAARRCKQQSGWISQRVDTRRFFPGVRRYAMMEERSWEQGVVAAEAEMVDAFAAVQLDQARWDAIVATLPPLVRARAVNGERTRAFLEAVLWVAVTRQPWGRLPRMWGPWHSVYVRFTRWAQEGIWDEVIASLHAHADIADPLQRLVATYLDSRHPASVARREGPRFTPF, from the coding sequence ATGTCCGCTTTCTCCGCCGCGCGGCGATGCAAGCAACAAAGCGGATGGATTTCGCAGCGCGTGGATACGCGCAGGTTTTTTCCGGGCGTCAGGAGATACGCGATGATGGAAGAACGGAGCTGGGAGCAGGGGGTCGTTGCCGCCGAAGCGGAGATGGTCGATGCGTTCGCGGCGGTGCAGCTGGACCAGGCGCGCTGGGACGCGATCGTCGCGACGCTGCCGCCGCTCGTGCGTGCGCGTGCCGTCAACGGTGAGCGAACACGGGCCTTTCTCGAAGCGGTGCTGTGGGTGGCCGTTACCCGGCAACCCTGGGGGCGTCTGCCGCGGATGTGGGGGCCATGGCACAGCGTCTACGTCCGCTTCACGCGATGGGCGCAGGAAGGCATCTGGGACGAAGTGATCGCGTCGCTGCACGCGCATGCGGACATCGCCGATCCGCTGCAGCGGCTTGTCGCCACCTATCTGGATTCGCGGCACCCTGCCTCGGTCGCCCGACGCGAAGGGCCTCGATTCACTCCGTTCTGA
- a CDS encoding diffusible signal factor-reguated Ax21 faimly protein, translating into MKKSLLALTLLAAAPFAASAAEGVSYNYVEGGYTATNIEGPDADGWALKGSVAVHPNFHVFADYSSQEVDDVNVDFDQWRVGLGYNHELSQRVDLLTRVAYEKAKTDSFSTPSGVRVPSFSADGYSVEVGVNSALTSRLNGYALAGYEDGDDYDGEFYGRLGAQVKFTPNWSASADVKLVDGDTQWFVGPRFSW; encoded by the coding sequence ATGAAGAAGTCCTTGCTTGCCCTGACCCTGCTGGCTGCCGCCCCGTTCGCTGCTTCGGCCGCCGAGGGCGTTTCCTACAACTACGTGGAAGGCGGTTACACCGCGACGAACATCGAAGGTCCCGACGCTGATGGTTGGGCGCTGAAGGGCTCCGTGGCTGTCCACCCGAACTTCCACGTCTTCGCCGACTACAGCTCGCAGGAAGTCGACGACGTCAACGTCGATTTCGACCAGTGGCGCGTCGGCCTCGGCTACAACCACGAACTGTCGCAGCGCGTGGACTTGCTGACCCGCGTGGCTTACGAGAAGGCCAAGACCGACAGCTTCAGCACGCCGTCCGGTGTGCGCGTGCCCAGCTTCAGCGCGGATGGCTACAGCGTGGAAGTCGGCGTGAACAGCGCGCTGACCAGCCGCCTCAACGGCTATGCACTGGCCGGCTATGAAGATGGCGACGACTACGATGGCGAGTTCTACGGCCGTCTCGGCGCGCAAGTGAAGTTCACCCCGAACTGGAGCGCCTCGGCCGACGTCAAGCTGGTG